The Streptomyces sp. NBC_01439 genome contains the following window.
ACCTCGCCCAGGAGATGGACGACGCGGACACCCTGGCCGAGGCCGAGACCGAGCTGGTCTCCGTCCGCAAGGCGCTGGACGAGATGGAGGTCCGGACCCTGCTCTCCGGCGAGTACGCCGAGCGCGAGGCCCTGGTCAACATCCGTGCCGAGGCCGGTGGCGTCGACGCCTCCGACTTCGCCGAGCGCCTCCAGCGCATGTACCTGCGCTGGGCCGAGCGGCACGGCTACTCGACCGAGATCTACGAGACCTCGTACGCGGAAGAGGCCGGCATCAAGTCGACCACCTTCGTCGTCAAGGCCCCGTACGCCTACGGAACGCTCTCCGTCGAGCAGGGCACCCACCGCCTCGTGCGCATCTCGCCCTTCGACAACCAGGGCCGCCGCCAGACCTCCTTCGCGGGCGTCGAGGTGCTCCCGGTCGTGGAGACCAGCGACCACGTCGAGATCGACGAGGCCGAACTGCGCGTCGACGTGTACCGCGCCTCCGGCCCCGGCGGCCAGGGCGTCAACACCACCGACTCGGCGGTCCGCATCACGCACATCCCGACCGGCATCGTGGTCTCCTGCCAGAACGAGCGCTCGCAGATCCAGAACAAGGCGAGCGCCATGAACGTCCTCCAGGCCAAGCTGCTGGAGCGGCGCCGCCAGGAGGAGAAGGACAAGATGGACGCCCTCAAGGACGGCGGCAGCTCCTGGGGCAACCAGATGCGCTCCTACGTCCTGCACCCGTACCAGATGGTCAAGGACCTGCGGACGGAGTTCGAGGTCGGCAACCCGCAGGCGGTGCTCGACGGCGAGATCGACGGCTTCCTGGAGGCCGGGATCCGCTGGCGCAAGCAGCAGGAGCAGACCGCGTAACCCTC
Protein-coding sequences here:
- the prfB gene encoding peptide chain release factor 2 — its product is MAVVDVSEELKSLSSTMGSIEAVLDLDKLRADIAVLEEQAAAPSLWDDPEAAQKITSKLSHLQAEVRKTETLRGRIDDLGVLFDLAQEMDDADTLAEAETELVSVRKALDEMEVRTLLSGEYAEREALVNIRAEAGGVDASDFAERLQRMYLRWAERHGYSTEIYETSYAEEAGIKSTTFVVKAPYAYGTLSVEQGTHRLVRISPFDNQGRRQTSFAGVEVLPVVETSDHVEIDEAELRVDVYRASGPGGQGVNTTDSAVRITHIPTGIVVSCQNERSQIQNKASAMNVLQAKLLERRRQEEKDKMDALKDGGSSWGNQMRSYVLHPYQMVKDLRTEFEVGNPQAVLDGEIDGFLEAGIRWRKQQEQTA